From a single Theropithecus gelada isolate Dixy chromosome 10, Tgel_1.0, whole genome shotgun sequence genomic region:
- the LOC112632375 gene encoding uncharacterized protein LOC112632375, with protein sequence MLLEGLTLLLNLNVAGARMQLLSCRRWQGERPQMDFDSKPHSPGLLITEDLDPRLKVDPRAGKNQCELLSPGYVCSQAEARYFRGSLSILDDSLICSAIYSTITAHWIQS encoded by the exons ATGCTGCTGGAGGGGCTCACGCTCCTCTTGAACCTGAATGTAGCAGGAGCGAGGATGCAATTATTAAGCTGTAGACGTTGgcagggagagaggcctcagatGGATTTCGACTCCAAACCTCATTCGCCTGGGCTGCTCATTACTGAAGACCTGGATCCCAGGCTGAAGGTGGATCCCAGGGCTGGGAAAAATCAGTGTGAATTGCTTTCTCCAGGTTATGTCTGCAGCCAGGCCGAGGCCCGAT ATTTCAGGGGGTCTTTGAGCATCCTGGATGATTCATTGATTTGCTCAGCCATTTATTCAACAATCACAGCACACTGGATACAGAGTTGA